The Sorangiineae bacterium MSr11367 genome window below encodes:
- a CDS encoding DUF882 domain-containing protein, whose amino-acid sequence MRIGAWMLGMAGFALVASSGAAWAQRRPGRPVRSFPSRAARPTAPSGFFHSVRALHTPTRGAKAPLDASGRPKLVLNAVYLKEVAELTAAGDEGGFAAEDLDKAAHVLRSAEGNEHPVEPRTLNVIYRIQRHFNAHEIRIISGYRTPKPDGTGQGLHGRGIAIDFVVPGASDLDVARFARETGFVGVGVYPIASFVHVDVRPRSYFWMDRSGPGRSSRERGILLDVAQRADSFARQRGDVPPPRFFIGLDVDEALKPGGRVVPVETEDEDED is encoded by the coding sequence ATGCGAATCGGGGCTTGGATGTTGGGCATGGCGGGCTTCGCGCTCGTGGCCAGCTCGGGTGCGGCGTGGGCGCAGCGGCGGCCGGGGCGGCCCGTGCGCAGTTTCCCGAGCCGCGCGGCGCGTCCGACGGCACCGTCGGGCTTCTTTCATAGCGTTCGCGCGCTGCACACGCCGACCCGCGGTGCGAAGGCGCCGCTCGATGCCTCGGGGCGGCCCAAGCTCGTACTCAATGCCGTGTACCTCAAAGAGGTGGCGGAGCTCACCGCGGCCGGCGACGAAGGCGGGTTCGCCGCGGAAGACCTCGACAAGGCGGCGCACGTCCTGCGTTCGGCCGAGGGCAACGAGCACCCCGTCGAGCCGCGCACGCTCAATGTCATCTACCGCATCCAGCGGCACTTCAACGCGCACGAGATCCGCATCATCTCCGGGTACCGCACGCCGAAACCCGACGGCACGGGGCAGGGCCTGCACGGGCGCGGCATCGCCATCGACTTCGTGGTTCCCGGCGCCTCGGATCTCGACGTCGCCCGCTTCGCGCGCGAAACGGGGTTCGTCGGCGTGGGCGTGTACCCCATCGCGTCGTTCGTGCACGTGGACGTGCGCCCCCGCAGCTACTTCTGGATGGACCGCAGCGGCCCCGGTCGCTCGAGCCGCGAGCGCGGTATCCTCCTCGATGTCGCCCAGCGCGCCGACTCGTTCGCGCGCCAGCGGGGCGACGTTCCGCCGCCCCGCTTCTTCATCGGCCTGGACGTCGACGAGGCGTTGAAGCCCGGTGGACGCGTCGTCCCCGTCGAGACCGAGGACGAGGACGAGGATTAG
- a CDS encoding sigma-54 dependent transcriptional regulator: MRRLYPLCERLAGSNVPLIIEGETGTGKEVLAESLHDQGPRAREPFTVFDCTAVPPNLVEAALFGHERGAFTGATELRQGVFEQAHGGTLLIDEIGDLELELQAKLLRAIERSEVRRIGGKQWVRVDVRIIAATRRNLDEEVAAGRFRDDLFYRLAVARLELPPLRARTGDIRLLASHFWNRLAGSKVPIAEDFVAQLESYSWPGNVRELQNTVARRVVLGDLMGGEAIAPPSSRSLRSATPIEVTAPNPKPPSRSQSDPGDVIADVIACGLPLPRARERVLEAFERRYVKHLVDKHRGNVARAAAASGVALRYFQVLRARTKRREEET, from the coding sequence ATGCGCAGGCTCTACCCGCTGTGCGAGCGGCTCGCGGGCTCCAACGTGCCACTCATCATCGAGGGGGAGACCGGCACGGGTAAAGAGGTGCTCGCCGAGTCGCTGCACGACCAGGGACCGCGCGCGCGCGAGCCCTTCACCGTGTTCGACTGTACCGCGGTGCCGCCGAATCTCGTGGAGGCTGCCCTGTTCGGACACGAGCGGGGCGCCTTCACCGGCGCCACCGAGCTTCGCCAGGGCGTGTTCGAGCAAGCCCACGGCGGAACCCTCCTCATCGACGAGATCGGCGATTTGGAGCTCGAGCTGCAGGCCAAGCTGCTCCGGGCCATCGAGCGTTCCGAGGTCCGGCGCATCGGAGGCAAACAATGGGTCCGGGTGGATGTGCGCATCATCGCGGCCACCCGACGCAACCTGGACGAGGAGGTGGCTGCCGGCCGCTTCCGCGACGACTTGTTCTATCGGCTCGCCGTGGCCCGGCTCGAGCTGCCCCCCTTGCGCGCGCGGACGGGTGACATCCGACTCCTCGCGAGCCACTTCTGGAACCGCCTTGCCGGCTCGAAGGTCCCCATCGCGGAGGACTTCGTCGCCCAGCTGGAGAGCTACTCCTGGCCGGGCAACGTGCGCGAGCTGCAAAACACCGTCGCACGCCGCGTCGTGCTGGGCGATCTCATGGGAGGAGAGGCCATTGCGCCGCCTTCCTCGCGATCTCTCCGTTCGGCCACCCCGATCGAGGTCACGGCACCGAACCCGAAGCCGCCGTCCCGATCCCAGTCGGATCCGGGCGACGTCATCGCCGATGTCATTGCCTGCGGTCTTCCGCTACCCAGGGCCCGCGAACGCGTGCTCGAGGCCTTCGAGCGCCGCTACGTGAAGCACTTGGTCGACAAGCACCGTGGCAATGTCGCACGCGCAGCCGCCGCCTCGGGCGTCGCCCTGCGCTATTTTCAGGTTCTACGCGCCCGTACGAAGCGGCGCGAAGAAGAAACCTGA
- a CDS encoding glycoside hydrolase family 18 protein yields MSHRSHGAVRRLSFVTALAWSVVGCTGASESEDRSTNVSAEGAGNLETNAVAAAGKRVIGYFTEWGVYQRNYHVKNIVTSGSASKLTHINYAFANVVNNRCQLGDTYSDYDKYYDAAGSVDGVSDTWDTGALRGNFNQLKKLKAKYPNIKVLISLGGWSWSSGFSDAALPANRAAFAQSCIDLYIKDSRWAGVFDGIDIDWEYPGACGNTCNFRPEDTQNFTALLSEFRSRLNSAKPGSLLTIAAPAGPDKISKIQVGSIHQYLDFINLMTYDFHGAWETTTNFHSGLYNSASNPSKALKFSTDEAVSLWLNGGTPANKLVVGLPFYGRGWTGVTNASNGVYQKASGAAQGTYEQGIEDYKVLKNKGFQGYYHPDTKAYWIFNGSEFWSYDTPTSLGTKTSYIKSKGLGGGMFWEMSGDTANGELISAVYNGLQ; encoded by the coding sequence ATGTCGCACCGCTCGCATGGAGCCGTACGCCGGCTCTCGTTCGTGACCGCATTGGCATGGAGCGTCGTCGGATGCACCGGCGCCTCCGAAAGCGAAGACCGTTCGACCAATGTGTCGGCCGAAGGGGCGGGGAACCTCGAGACGAACGCGGTGGCGGCGGCCGGCAAGCGCGTGATCGGTTACTTCACCGAGTGGGGCGTCTACCAGCGCAACTACCACGTCAAAAACATCGTGACGAGCGGCTCGGCGAGCAAGCTGACGCACATCAACTACGCCTTCGCCAATGTGGTCAACAACCGCTGCCAGCTCGGCGACACGTACTCGGACTACGACAAGTACTACGATGCGGCAGGCAGCGTCGACGGCGTGTCCGATACATGGGACACGGGCGCGCTGCGCGGGAACTTCAACCAGCTGAAGAAGCTGAAGGCGAAGTACCCGAACATCAAGGTTCTCATCTCGCTCGGCGGCTGGTCGTGGTCCTCGGGCTTCTCCGACGCGGCGCTCCCGGCGAACCGCGCGGCCTTCGCGCAATCGTGCATCGACCTGTACATCAAGGACAGCCGGTGGGCGGGGGTCTTCGACGGCATCGACATCGACTGGGAGTACCCGGGTGCCTGCGGGAACACCTGCAACTTCCGCCCCGAGGACACACAGAACTTCACCGCGCTCCTCTCGGAGTTCCGCAGCCGCCTCAATTCGGCCAAACCCGGCAGCTTGCTCACCATCGCGGCGCCCGCAGGGCCGGATAAGATCAGCAAGATCCAGGTTGGGTCGATCCATCAGTACCTCGACTTCATCAACCTGATGACCTACGACTTCCACGGTGCGTGGGAGACCACGACGAACTTCCACTCGGGGCTATACAACTCGGCGTCGAACCCTTCGAAGGCGCTCAAGTTCAGCACCGACGAGGCGGTCTCGCTTTGGCTCAACGGCGGCACCCCGGCGAACAAGTTGGTCGTCGGCCTGCCGTTCTACGGCCGCGGCTGGACGGGCGTGACCAACGCGAGCAACGGCGTGTACCAGAAGGCCTCCGGCGCCGCGCAGGGCACGTACGAGCAAGGCATCGAGGACTACAAGGTGCTCAAGAACAAGGGCTTCCAGGGGTACTACCACCCCGACACGAAGGCCTACTGGATCTTCAACGGCTCCGAGTTCTGGAGCTACGACACGCCCACGTCGCTCGGCACGAAGACCAGCTACATCAAGAGCAAAGGCCTCGGCGGCGGCATGTTCTGGGAGATGAGCGGCGACACCGCGAACGGCGAGCTGATCTCGGCCGTGTACAACGGCCTGCAGTAG
- the tssC gene encoding type VI secretion system contractile sheath large subunit, with amino-acid sequence MANELENQGAGATTTTEQGGSLLDEILLETKLTPTDDGYDVAKRGIRALIGELLTPGHATEKVDKAFVDAMIAELDSKLSKQIDHILHHPDFQKLESAWRGLKFVVDRTDFRENIKVEVLNVSKEDLITDFEDAPEVTKSGLYKIAYTAEYGTFGGRPYGAIFSNYVFGPGPQDVALLQKVGAVAAMAHAPFFGAAGPQFFGEKNYLNLPNLKDLKSLFEGPQYTKWQAFRESEDARYVALLLPNFLLRLPYGANTAPTKAFDYSEDVVGNHSAYLWGNATYSLATRVGDSFAKYRWCPNIVGPQAGGTVDNLPLHQYEAMGEVQTKIPTEVLISERREFELSEEGFISLVARKDSDNAAFFSANSVQKPKTFGQSPEGKDAELNYRLGTQLPYLFVANRIAHYLKVIQREQIGTAKERGDLENELNSWIKQYVADMDSITPAVRGKRPLRQAEIKVTDVEGNAGWYRVSMKIRPHFRYMGAFFTLSLVGKLDKE; translated from the coding sequence ATGGCAAACGAATTGGAGAATCAAGGCGCAGGAGCGACCACCACCACCGAGCAGGGCGGCTCCTTGCTCGACGAGATTCTGCTCGAGACGAAGCTCACCCCGACGGACGACGGGTACGACGTCGCCAAGCGCGGCATCCGCGCCCTCATTGGCGAGCTTCTCACGCCGGGCCACGCCACGGAAAAAGTCGACAAGGCCTTCGTCGACGCGATGATCGCCGAGCTCGACTCGAAGCTGTCGAAGCAGATCGATCACATCCTGCACCACCCGGATTTCCAGAAGCTGGAGTCGGCCTGGCGCGGGTTGAAGTTCGTCGTCGACCGCACGGACTTCCGCGAGAACATCAAGGTGGAAGTGCTCAACGTCTCCAAGGAAGACTTGATCACGGACTTCGAAGATGCTCCCGAGGTCACCAAGAGCGGCCTTTACAAGATCGCGTACACGGCGGAATACGGCACCTTCGGTGGCCGGCCGTACGGCGCCATCTTCTCGAACTACGTGTTCGGTCCCGGCCCGCAGGACGTTGCCCTTCTTCAGAAGGTCGGCGCGGTGGCGGCCATGGCGCACGCACCGTTCTTCGGCGCGGCGGGTCCGCAGTTCTTCGGTGAGAAGAACTATCTCAATCTGCCGAACCTGAAGGACCTCAAGTCGCTCTTCGAGGGCCCGCAGTACACGAAGTGGCAAGCGTTCCGCGAGTCGGAAGACGCGCGCTACGTCGCGCTGCTCCTGCCGAACTTCCTCCTGCGCCTCCCCTACGGCGCGAACACGGCGCCCACCAAGGCGTTCGACTACTCGGAGGACGTCGTGGGCAACCACAGCGCGTACCTCTGGGGCAATGCCACGTACTCGCTCGCCACGCGCGTGGGCGACAGCTTCGCCAAGTACCGTTGGTGCCCGAACATCGTCGGCCCGCAGGCCGGCGGCACGGTCGACAACCTGCCGCTGCACCAGTACGAGGCCATGGGCGAGGTGCAGACGAAGATCCCGACCGAGGTGCTCATCAGCGAGCGCCGCGAGTTCGAGCTCAGCGAGGAGGGCTTCATCTCCCTCGTCGCGCGCAAGGACAGCGACAACGCGGCCTTCTTCTCGGCGAACAGCGTGCAGAAGCCGAAGACCTTCGGACAATCGCCCGAGGGCAAAGACGCCGAGCTCAATTACCGCCTCGGTACGCAGCTCCCGTACCTCTTCGTGGCGAACCGCATTGCTCACTACTTGAAGGTCATTCAGCGCGAGCAAATCGGCACGGCGAAGGAGCGCGGCGATCTCGAGAACGAGCTCAATTCGTGGATCAAGCAGTACGTCGCCGATATGGACTCGATCACCCCGGCCGTGCGCGGCAAGCGCCCGCTCCGTCAGGCCGAGATCAAGGTGACCGATGTCGAAGGAAACGCGGGCTGGTACCGCGTCAGCATGAAGATTCGCCCGCACTTCCGCTACATGGGCGCCTTCTTCACGCTGTCCCTCGTTGGTAAGTTGGACAAGGAATAG
- the tssB gene encoding type VI secretion system contractile sheath small subunit: MAKEGSVAPQERVNITYKPSTGDAQSEVELPLKMLFVGDYTGRADERPLEDRKPISIDKDNFQSVLAEHNLQLSLNVPNTLVEGQEKGELAVSLQFKRLTDFGPEAVAERVPELRQLLELRRALTALKGPLGNVPAFRKKIQALIGDVAAREKLLGEVGVGKGEG; encoded by the coding sequence ATGGCCAAAGAGGGAAGCGTCGCTCCGCAGGAGCGCGTCAACATTACGTACAAGCCCTCGACGGGGGACGCACAATCTGAGGTGGAGCTCCCGCTGAAGATGTTGTTCGTGGGCGACTACACCGGTCGCGCCGACGAGCGGCCCCTCGAGGATCGAAAGCCGATCAGCATCGACAAGGACAATTTCCAGAGCGTCCTTGCAGAGCACAACCTGCAGCTCTCGCTCAACGTCCCCAACACCCTCGTCGAAGGGCAGGAGAAGGGCGAGCTTGCGGTCAGCCTGCAGTTCAAGCGCCTGACCGACTTCGGCCCCGAGGCCGTCGCCGAGCGCGTTCCGGAGCTGCGTCAACTTCTCGAGCTGCGCCGCGCGCTGACCGCGCTCAAAGGCCCGCTCGGCAACGTGCCCGCGTTCCGCAAGAAGATTCAGGCACTCATCGGCGACGTCGCGGCGCGCGAAAAGCTCCTCGGTGAAGTCGGTGTTGGGAAGGGTGAGGGTTGA
- the tssA gene encoding type VI secretion system protein TssA, whose protein sequence is MTTFDEEIRSRTAPYANPLSGTPTGSDLSYDPEFERVAAEIEKLSNLTGGSVDWMLVSDDASRMLTERTKDFRLAGWLTVAKAQREGWRGVAEGLFAMQALVDGFWDNMFPPLKRARARAGVLTWLWETLDGIFTPRAVSAADADALKALETLVTELDEKLGAKLGDLNPGVGRFRIVVREKVRALPAPPPPKVEAPVQVPPLPSPPPPGEGAMNGTNGVPVPVAVAAVAQVAAVVQAVQAVSVPAAPAAAPTGGSLEELQDAASKWQDGLLELAKAARATAPADPWPFRLLRVATWLTIDGLPEVDKGRKTYARSAPGDDWNNLSSFFEASNWQALVEAAENALASNPFWLDVHRYSAVALEKLERADARDTVGREVVAFLSRMPKLEELEFSDEMPFASPETREWIAAERARWGAAGAGAALGGGKGAEIAAAVVEAVGGIGEGSDVAIAKVLRAAERSDVRSRFVGRLEVARVALDKERYDLAQDVAELLLPEITETLEAWEPALAADALANCLRALQTRNRDEGAVDERESQLFRRLLKLDPEAALRLRAS, encoded by the coding sequence ATGACCACCTTCGACGAAGAGATCCGCTCCCGCACCGCGCCGTATGCGAACCCGCTTTCGGGGACGCCCACCGGGAGCGATCTATCGTACGACCCCGAGTTCGAGCGGGTGGCGGCCGAGATCGAGAAGCTCTCCAACCTGACCGGCGGCAGCGTCGATTGGATGCTTGTCTCGGACGATGCCTCGCGCATGCTCACCGAGCGGACGAAGGACTTCCGCCTCGCCGGCTGGCTCACGGTGGCCAAGGCGCAGCGCGAAGGATGGCGCGGCGTTGCCGAGGGCCTGTTCGCGATGCAGGCTTTGGTCGACGGCTTCTGGGACAACATGTTCCCGCCGTTGAAACGCGCCCGCGCCCGCGCCGGCGTGCTCACGTGGCTGTGGGAGACGTTGGACGGCATTTTCACCCCCCGCGCCGTTTCGGCGGCGGATGCGGACGCCCTCAAGGCGCTCGAGACGCTCGTCACGGAGCTCGACGAAAAGCTTGGCGCGAAGCTTGGCGACTTGAACCCCGGCGTCGGGCGATTCCGCATCGTCGTTCGTGAGAAGGTCCGCGCGCTGCCGGCACCTCCGCCCCCCAAGGTGGAGGCACCGGTTCAAGTTCCCCCCCTCCCCAGCCCTCCCCCTCCGGGGGAGGGAGCCATGAACGGCACGAACGGCGTGCCCGTTCCTGTGGCGGTTGCGGCGGTCGCGCAGGTTGCGGCCGTGGTGCAGGCGGTGCAGGCCGTTTCCGTTCCCGCGGCACCCGCGGCCGCACCGACGGGTGGCTCGCTCGAGGAACTGCAAGACGCCGCCTCGAAATGGCAAGACGGGCTCCTGGAGTTGGCCAAAGCCGCACGTGCGACGGCACCGGCGGATCCCTGGCCCTTCCGGCTTCTTCGCGTGGCCACCTGGCTCACCATCGACGGCCTTCCGGAGGTCGACAAGGGTCGCAAAACCTACGCGCGCTCGGCCCCCGGCGACGACTGGAACAACCTATCGAGCTTTTTCGAAGCTTCGAACTGGCAGGCTCTCGTGGAGGCCGCGGAGAACGCGCTCGCATCGAACCCGTTTTGGCTCGACGTGCACCGTTATTCGGCCGTCGCGCTCGAGAAGCTCGAACGCGCCGATGCGCGCGACACGGTGGGGCGCGAGGTCGTCGCATTTCTCTCGCGCATGCCCAAGCTGGAGGAGCTCGAGTTCTCCGACGAGATGCCCTTTGCTTCCCCGGAGACGCGCGAATGGATCGCGGCCGAGCGCGCACGCTGGGGCGCAGCCGGCGCCGGCGCTGCACTCGGTGGTGGCAAGGGTGCCGAGATCGCAGCTGCGGTCGTGGAGGCCGTTGGCGGCATCGGCGAAGGGAGCGACGTGGCCATCGCCAAAGTGCTTCGCGCCGCGGAACGAAGCGACGTGCGAAGCCGTTTCGTGGGCAGGCTCGAAGTTGCTCGAGTGGCCCTCGACAAAGAGCGTTACGATCTCGCGCAAGACGTCGCGGAGCTTCTCCTGCCGGAGATCACCGAGACGTTGGAAGCATGGGAGCCGGCACTCGCGGCCGACGCTCTCGCAAATTGTTTGCGTGCTCTGCAGACACGCAACCGCGACGAGGGGGCGGTCGATGAGAGAGAGAGCCAACTTTTTCGTCGTTTACTGAAACTGGATCCGGAAGCCGCGCTGCGCTTGCGAGCTTCTTGA
- the tssK gene encoding type VI secretion system baseplate subunit TssK → MKPRKPLWTKGLFLAQHHLQAQDRYHERLLAARLESVLPYAWGVVELEIDEAALRAGQLRVSRLDAILPDGTPLVVGDGQVDDVLPARPVDAFTGKNLTVYVAVPRSDGSTAAVDFSGDPATTSRFIATEARELDSSTAKEERPVGWLRHNARITFGAEPLDRFDALPVAELVRSASGAVALRDTFIPPVLRVGASRYLADGFRRVLATMIAKQQSLAQSRRLRSASVVDFQAQDAAKFWLLHTLNQTIPMIAEIVDKPETPPREAHSALAQLLGMLGTFDAEADPTTIPKYNHLGLGEVFDVMFNRVLKLLDTVIAERYVTVPLKVHERGLYTGEFRDPGSLPYDYFLAVSGTGNISEPQIREHVPRLAKIASTARIESLMHSAVSGARIAHEYRVPAALPVKPGVLFFRIEKASDYWREILTTGGVAIYLPIDPATVQLSLYGTEAQTLQ, encoded by the coding sequence ATGAAGCCGCGTAAGCCGCTCTGGACCAAAGGTCTCTTTTTAGCGCAACACCATCTGCAGGCGCAGGACCGCTACCACGAGCGGCTCCTGGCCGCGCGGCTCGAGTCGGTGTTGCCGTATGCGTGGGGCGTCGTCGAGCTCGAGATCGACGAAGCCGCGCTCCGCGCTGGACAACTCCGCGTCTCGCGGCTCGATGCCATCTTACCCGATGGCACGCCCCTCGTCGTCGGCGATGGGCAAGTGGATGACGTTCTTCCCGCGCGTCCCGTCGACGCGTTCACGGGGAAGAACCTCACCGTCTACGTCGCAGTCCCACGATCGGACGGGTCCACCGCCGCGGTCGACTTTAGCGGAGACCCCGCGACCACGAGCCGGTTCATCGCGACCGAGGCGCGCGAGCTCGATAGCTCCACCGCCAAGGAAGAGAGACCCGTCGGGTGGCTGCGCCACAACGCGCGCATCACCTTCGGCGCCGAGCCGCTCGATCGCTTCGACGCGCTTCCCGTTGCGGAGCTGGTGCGCTCGGCTTCGGGTGCGGTCGCACTGCGCGACACCTTCATCCCGCCGGTGCTCCGCGTGGGCGCATCGCGCTACTTGGCCGATGGCTTCCGTCGCGTGCTCGCCACGATGATCGCGAAGCAACAGAGCCTCGCGCAGAGCCGCCGGCTTCGCTCGGCCTCGGTCGTCGATTTCCAAGCGCAGGACGCCGCCAAATTCTGGCTGCTGCACACGCTCAACCAGACGATCCCGATGATCGCGGAGATCGTCGACAAGCCAGAGACGCCGCCGCGCGAGGCGCACAGCGCGCTCGCGCAACTCCTCGGCATGCTCGGCACCTTCGACGCCGAGGCCGATCCGACGACCATCCCGAAGTACAACCACCTCGGGCTGGGCGAAGTCTTCGACGTGATGTTCAACCGCGTGCTCAAGCTGCTCGATACGGTCATCGCCGAGCGCTACGTCACCGTTCCGCTCAAGGTGCACGAGCGCGGCCTGTACACGGGCGAATTCCGCGATCCCGGGTCGCTGCCGTACGACTACTTCCTCGCGGTGAGCGGCACGGGCAACATTTCCGAGCCGCAAATTCGCGAGCACGTTCCGCGCCTCGCGAAGATCGCCTCGACGGCGCGCATCGAGTCGCTCATGCACTCCGCGGTCTCCGGGGCACGCATTGCACACGAGTATCGCGTGCCGGCAGCGCTTCCCGTCAAGCCGGGGGTCCTCTTCTTTCGTATCGAGAAGGCGAGCGACTACTGGCGTGAGATCCTCACCACGGGTGGCGTCGCCATCTACCTCCCCATCGACCCGGCGACCGTGCAGCTCTCCCTGTACGGCACCGAAGCCCAGACGCTCCAATGA
- the tagF gene encoding type VI secretion system-associated protein TagF, translating into MHGGSFIGAIGKVPQYAEFVRIRPHGELVTSFEAWLASGLEWGHMRHGDAWRTSFDQGAVYAFVWTHRSQPDAALCGIIAPSRDAVGRSYPITVFAVVPTALFGDAPHAIPLAFGDFFDQAYNVLHSASSAVPDSGRLAAPGAVPFDQALSWLQVPSYETVVAAGTEYANWCAGSAPEQAWLPLFAEGSKGAERALSMLALAIEPIRGVERPPTKLGARLSLGAGGAGAAVVWLDVIRRMARWRGTVPACFWSMQTRALLVHFGDVPQTTLAELWMPDSDNESLVPVDGTQAASHAPHLTQWVGGAFREAHSSFADVLHALTS; encoded by the coding sequence GTGCACGGCGGAAGCTTCATCGGTGCCATCGGTAAGGTTCCCCAGTACGCGGAGTTCGTCCGCATTCGCCCCCATGGAGAGCTCGTGACCAGCTTCGAAGCGTGGCTCGCGAGCGGTCTCGAATGGGGGCACATGCGTCACGGCGACGCGTGGCGCACGAGCTTCGACCAAGGGGCGGTTTACGCCTTCGTGTGGACGCATCGCTCGCAGCCCGATGCGGCGCTCTGCGGAATCATCGCGCCGAGCCGCGATGCGGTGGGAAGAAGCTACCCCATCACCGTGTTCGCCGTCGTACCCACGGCGCTCTTCGGCGACGCGCCCCATGCCATCCCTCTCGCCTTCGGCGACTTTTTCGACCAGGCCTACAACGTGCTGCACTCCGCATCGTCGGCTGTTCCGGACTCCGGTCGCCTGGCGGCGCCGGGGGCCGTTCCATTCGATCAGGCGCTCTCGTGGTTGCAGGTTCCTAGCTACGAGACCGTCGTCGCGGCCGGGACGGAATACGCCAACTGGTGCGCGGGAAGCGCGCCCGAGCAAGCGTGGCTTCCGCTTTTCGCAGAAGGCTCCAAGGGCGCCGAGCGCGCCCTTTCGATGCTCGCCCTCGCCATCGAACCGATCCGCGGGGTCGAACGCCCGCCGACCAAGCTTGGTGCACGCCTGTCACTTGGCGCGGGTGGCGCGGGCGCGGCGGTCGTGTGGCTCGACGTGATTCGACGGATGGCGCGTTGGCGCGGGACCGTGCCGGCATGTTTCTGGTCCATGCAAACGCGCGCCCTGCTGGTGCATTTTGGGGATGTACCGCAGACCACGTTGGCCGAACTATGGATGCCGGATTCGGACAACGAATCCCTCGTTCCGGTCGATGGAACCCAAGCAGCCTCACATGCTCCTCACCTCACGCAATGGGTGGGGGGCGCCTTTCGCGAAGCCCACTCGAGTTTCGCGGATGTGCTTCACGCATTGACCTCATAG